The following nucleotide sequence is from Desulfatiglans sp..
GCCATGTTGTCGCATATAAGTGTGACATCTATCCCTGCCATAGAAAGCTCATACGCGGTAAGGCGCGCACCCTGGAGATAGGGCCTTGTTTCATCCGCATACACCTTTATGTTCCACCCTCTCTCCTTTGCCAGATATACTGGTGCTGTGGCAGTACCGTAATCTGTTGTGGCGAGACAGCCTGCATTGCAGTGGGTTAATATAGTCATGCCGTCTTTTAGAAGCGTAAGCAGGTTTTCACCTATACGCAGGTTTATTTCAACCTCTTCCTTTTGTATTTTTATCGCCTCTGCCTCAAGTAACCTTTTTTTTGTTTCAACAGATTCATTTTTTAGACCGTCTACCCTCTCTATCATGCGTCTGATTGCCCCGAACAGGTTTGAGGCAGTGGGCCGTGCCTTTGCAAGCATCTCGCCGTTTTGTTTCATCTTTACCATGAATGCTGTATGATCTGTGTCAGCAATATCCTTTATACCAAGGTACATACCGAATCCTGCCGCTATACCTATCAAAGGCGCCCCGCGCAGTTCCATATCCCTTATGGCATGGAACACCTCCTCAATGGTACGTTTAGGGTTATATTCAGTTACCACGGGGAGTTTCAACTGGTTTAATACATTCAGGGTGTTATCTTTCCATTCCACAGGTTTTATAAATTCCATTTTTACTCCCTATCTGGTTTTTTAATCAAATTTTATTATTAGTGATTAAACAGAAAGGGGAGCAGGGGCAGGATATGCCCTCTGCTCCCCTTATCAGCGTTAAGTTCTATTTTTTAGGTTCAGCCATAAAAGATTCTGTGGCAATAACCTCCTGCAGGCGGCAGAAATTCCACTCAGGGTCTGCCGGGCTCCATTTCCTGTTTTTATAATTCTCACAGCTATCAGGTTTAGGCAGGGGGTATTCCTCAATAGGGTCATCTATAAGGTTATAGAAGGTGCAGCTCCCTGTTTCCGGGTTATTGCCGCAGATAACCTTGTATGTAGCGTTTCTTGCACCCACATGCCTGAAATTATTTTTTATCGGGTTAACGGTTTCTGTTAACAGGTATCCCATATCGGGGTCTCTTAAGCCTGTCGCCCCTTTAAAAAGAATTGGAGTAAGGGAGACAGAATCTAAAGAAACCATGCCGTCACCTGTACGGTTTGGGACTGTTTTAGGCACCTCAAGACCTGCAAGCTCCAGTATGGTTGAGAAGAGGTCCACATTGTGTATCCACTCGTCACTCTGCTTGTTGGCCTTTATACCCGGCCCTTTAATGGCCATTGATACCCGCACGCCGCTTTCATATGTGGTACCCTTGCTGCGCTCTTTCCTGGTAATGTACAGGTTGTCAATGAACTCCCGTTTTTCGCCAAACATCCATGTTCCATTATCACCCAGGTAGATAATATATGTGTTGGGGTCGAGTTTTTCAACAGTTTCAATTACTCTACCAATCATGGTATCCATGGAGTTTGTCATGGCCCTCATAAGCGCCTCTGATGAGCATGAGCCCACATTGGCGGAACCGAATTGGCCGTCAGGGCCCATGCATGCCTCCATCTCTTTGCGTGATGGCTCATCCATGGTGTCGGCATTGGGTATAACCATCGGGTTAGGCATCTGGTTCCCTGTAATATGCGAGAGGTTGAAGGCAAACCATACAAACCAGGGCTTGTCAGGATTATTCTTTTCCTGCTCTGTGATCCAGTTGATGGTATCCGCTGTCTTTACTACCGCTGCATAGGTGGTTGGCGCTATGCCCGGAAGTGATCTCACAGGGGCCTTTTCTGTGCGCCACTGATCCGGTGGCGTGGTATCGTCCTGAATCTGGTAATCATATTCAAAGTATGTTGCAAGGCCGCCATGAAGGTTACCCCTGAATAGATCAAAGCCCGCCTCTTTGGGCTTCATACCGGGGTACTGACCAAGACCTGCTATATGCCATTTTCCGAATATGGCCGTGCTGTATCCGCCCTTTTCCTTAAGGTCCTTTACAAATGAATGATGATTCTGGGATAGCCAGTTAGTATAATCCAGAACCCCTGTCTTTGCGGAAAAAAGCCCTGTAAGAAGTGATGTGCGTGTGGGCGAACAAAATGGTTGTGTCCAGGCATGGGTGAATCTTATGCCTCCCTTTGCCAGGGAATCCAGCGAAGGGGTAGATGCCGGCCTGCCATTGATCATTTTGTAATCAGGGTGATTATGCCCTGATGGACCGTATTGCTTGGTAAGACTGTCAATAAGGCCAGGGTACATGTTGGTTGTAGCATCTATGCCTATATCGTCACCGATGATAAGCAGGATGTTCGGTCGTTTGGTCTTTTCATCTACTCTTTTTCCCAGTCCGCTCGCCGTTAACGCGAACGCCCCTGTGAGAAAAAAAACAAACAGAACAGATCCACATAAAAATGTTTTTACAGCTCTAATACTCATTGATAAACTCTCCTTCTCCTCCCCACTTCGTTGTCGTTTTTGCTTCAAGGCTCCTTTCACTTAAAAACTGTTTTGAGATAACAAAAGACTATCGAACAAAAAAGAAATCGTCAGCCAAAAGAACCGATTACTTTTTATGTGACTGAGTATATGAACTACGTTCTTATGCGTCAAGGATAATATATCAGGAAAGGCTATAGTCTTTAGTCTTTAGTCTATAGCCTAAAGCCTTGCTAACTATATGGGTATTAGCCTCTATTTTCCTGTTTTATCTGACCTGTTGCAGTAACCCCTTATCTACTTACCCACCCGGAGGCTATATTTTATTTCCTGCTTGATCATGGTTTCAAGTGTGGCATCAAGGTATTCCTTCTGGCAGTCAAGGGCATTAACATTATCATCACGCAGAAAGGTCATATACCGGCATCCGCCATAACAGAGTGGGAGATATTCGCAATCTATGCATCTGTCATTTTTCCATATTCCAAGGTTGTATGTGTCATTATATTTAAAAATTTCATCCTTTATATTCCCGATATTATATTCTTCTATCCCGATGAAACCGGGGCATTTATATAAAGAGCCATCATAATTGACCACATAAGAATTTTGTGATTCGATCATGCATAATTTATGTGATATGTTCAGGGTCTTATACCCTCGTCTCAGGATATCTTCTCGCAAAAGATCATTTGCTTCAAGAAGCCATGGTTCATCAAGGGTAATGCAGCCGCCCCTGTAATCTGTCGGGTTCATTACCCTTTCCGGTCGTTTTGCTACCGGATCAAACTTGATTACCCCAATCTTATCAGGGGTGAGCCCCTCCTTTTCGAGGTAATCAAGAAGCAAAGGGAAATCCCGGTAATTAGCTGCTTCAAAATTGCCCCCAAGGTTTATTTTTACAATATCCCACGTCTCTTTGATATTTTTTATCAGCAAGTCAAAACTTGGGGCCCCTGATTTAAATGGCCGGTTTTTATTATGGATATGGGCAGGCCCATCAATAGTGATCTTTACACCTTTAAGGCCAAGCCCGGCGAGTTCAATGGCTATTTTTCTATTAAGAAGGGCGCCATTAGTTACAAGGCTGAAGCTGTATGATACGCCTCTTTCTTCAGTAAATGCCTTTAATTTTTTTGAAATATGCTTTATCAGGTCACTGCTCAGCAGGGGCTCGCCACCATAGAAATCCACCAGAAGGGTTTTTTTATTCTCTGTGAATCTTTCTTTAATAAAATCGATCAGCCTGTCCGCTGTCTCCCCAGACATGTAGAGGTCACCCTTTAACCCCCCTTCAAAGCAGTATTTACAGGCAAAGTTGCAGTCAAGATTCATGACCACAATAATATTTATTCCAGGACTGTGTTTGTTAATCCGGTCATGCAGAGAGATTACAGATGCCTTTTCCTCTTCCCTGTCCGGGACAAGCATCCCCAGGCCGGTGAGCACCTTTTCATTTTCAGGGGAAATTACACCCCTTTCAATAGCCCTGAAGGTCTCCGCCCATATCTCAACCTTTGAAAGACGCCAGGTGGAAAAGAGGATAAAATTCCCTGGGTTTTCGCTTGAAGGGTAATATTTCAGATATCTGGAAAGTTCCATGCTGATAAGCTGAAAGATAAGGAGGGCTTCGCCCCCCTTATCTTTCCATTAGGGAAACACCCTGATGGGAATCAAGATTGCACTGCAACAATAAGCAATCATGATGATCAGATCATCCATATTTTGCCCATTATCAAACACCCTGATCTCTTCGTTTTCTGGATTTTTTTTCTGGCTTTCCATACGAGACCTCCATTATTTAGGTTAATAATGTCATGCACCTTAATACATATCGGTAAAGACCTAGAATTTGTATTTTAAGCCAAACTCAAACCACCTTTTTGGATTAATATTTTGTATGTATGGATACTGAGAGCCATTAAAAAGGTTGTGACCAACAGCAAAAAATTCTACATCATACCCCTGGAAAATCCTTATTGTCTTGCTGATGCTTAGATTCCATATGAAATCATCATAACTACTACCGGGTATGTAATTCAGATCGTGCCAGTTATAATAGCCAATGAGCTGACCGCTTATAGTTTTATTTTGATATCTGATACCAGTCACAAAGCTGTAGATTTCAGAAGCGCCAGTAGCGAGGGGAGGGTTAATATCCACATATGACAGGCCACCCTTAAAAGAAAAATTATAAATTGGCACACTCTCTGTCTCTATTTCAATGCCCTTGCGTTTTACCTCTCCATTATTGATAATAATATCATTATAGGCAGGAGGCCCTCCACCAAGAGGTATGGTTGTAAGGGAATTTTTCAGATCATGTAAAAAGATATTTGCTTTTAACCACATAAAAGAGAATGCAGACTCTGCTCCAACCTGGTATGACCATACCTCTTCGTGTTTAAGAGAGGGGTTTGGGTCAAGAAACATGCCTCCCCCTGATGTCCATGAGAGACCAGGGGCAGAAAAACCCCTGGCAATAGTGCCTCTTAAGATGGTATCTTTTGACAGCATATAGGTCAATCCCAGGCTCGGGCTTAAAAATGATCCTGTAATGCTTTCATGGTCATATCTTATTCCTGGTGTTACAGACCATTTCCCCCTTGAGATGGTATCGTTTATGTAGACAGCCCACTTTGTATTATCGGGTGAAAACTCTGAGATTACAGGTACCCCGATACTCTGAAGCAGAGAGCCGGCATTAAGGGTCTGATCATATTCTCCCTGCCCAATGTCCATTCCGAATACAAGGGAATTGATCTCTTTTTTCCACACTGCCTGAAATCTTGCCCCCAGGGATTCATCTTTTATTTTGGTATCGAGGTACAATTCACCCGGATCTCCTGTAATGCCAAGACCGAGGCTCTTGCTGCTTTGCGTGGTCTCCTGCCGGATATAATATGCAGAGAGACTAATATCAAGACCTTCTGCCACAGTGGCTGAGAGAAAGGGCGCGGTATAAAAGGTTTTAAGGCTTCCACTGATATTGATATCTGAATCAAGGTAATCCCCGAAGCTGTTTTGGATATCACTATATCCCATGCTCAAACCCGTTTTGATATCTTCTGAAAAAGGGATTTCTATCCTGGAATAGAATTGTTTATTATCAGAAAATCTGGATTGTACGAGCCCATCAGAATCCTGGGTGCCCCCATAGAGGTAATAACCTGCTTTTCCGATTTTTCCATGCAGGTCTGCCCTGTAATCCTGGCTGTTTTTCTTTCCATAAGAGGCATAAATTGAACCACCCGGTTTACTGGAGGTGCCTGTGGATTTTGTAATTATATTAACTACCCCGCCAAGGGATGACCCCCAGGCAGAAGATGCAGGACCCTTTATTATCTCTATCCTTTCAATGATGCCGACAGGGACTGTAATCGTTTCAGCAGACCCCTCACTGGTAAGATTCCAGGGGATGTCATCTACAAGAACAAGCGTATGACGTGGTTCAGAACCCTGCATGTTAAATAATGAAAATGCCCCGAAATCCCTGTTAGTGCCGAGAAAAAGGCCTGGCACACTGTCCAGTGCCTCTGCCACTGAATGGGCATTCATGGCCTCTATATCACCAGATGTAATCACCGTGACATTCTCAGCAATCTGGGTCACGGGCTTGGGGTTCCTTGTGGCTGAAACAACAAGGTCTTTATCCTCATAGAAGAGCCTGAGCATCTGCATCTCTTCTTCAGACTGTCCGAAACAGCTTATAGAAATAGATAACATCATTGAGATGAAGAGAAATACTTTAATATATTTTTTTCGCGGAAATGTTTTCATACTGCCTAAAATAATACCTTTACTTGTAATAAAATTATGATAATGTCTAATATACGTAATATACTTCAATATAGATTGCATTTTTACTTAACCAATAATCATTTGTCTATAACATAATTTTTATTATTAAGAAATAACAGATATATAACTGGCCTATTTCTTGCTTGAGCAATATAACTCTGAATTTGATAATCGTGAAAAAATATTTAGTTATAATTTTTTTATTTATCTTTTCAGCGATGCCAGCCTTCGCTGAGGGTGAAATCCTTGTCATTCAGAGTGTGAAGATTGCCCCTTATGAGGAGGCCCTTAATGGTTTTATAAGCGCCCAGGATCAAAAGATAAAACAGGTTGTCCTGACAGAGACACAATCCTTTGACATCAGGGATGAAATCGAAAGGACACAGCCCCCCCTGATTTTAGCCATCGGGCGTGATGCCCTCATGAATGTAAAAGATATCAGGGATATCCCGGTCATATATATAATGGTTCTCTCCCCAAATCAAATTCTTGATAATAGCCAAAATTTTTATGGAATAAACATGAATGTGCACCCTGAGAAGCAGCTGGAGGCATTTATTGGTGCAATCCCTAAACTTAAAAATATAGGACTGATATACAACCCTGACAACACAGGTGAACTGGCAGAAGAGGCTGCTAGAGCAGCAGAAAAAAAAGAGGTCAGTCTTGTCATTAAAAAGGCTGAAAAGGCGGGTGATGTTGTTAATGCACTAAAGGGTATGGCTGAGAGCATAAACGCATTCTGGATGTTCCCGGATGTTACCCTGCTGACACCTGAGTCAATGGAACTCCTGCTGATTACCTCAATTGAAAAAGAGATCCCTCTTCTCACATTCTCAACTAAATACCTTGAGATGGGGGCAATATTGTCAGTCGCTGTAGACCCCTATGATATGGGCATTCAGGCAGGGGAGCTGGCACAAAAAATTTTGGCTGGAGATAATCATAAAGAAAGCAGGCTTATATTCGCAAGAAAAGGTGTAATAACCCTTAACAAAAAGGTAGCAGGAAAGATTGGCATAGAACTGAAGCAGTATGAGGAATTACACGAAAAGAAAGACTAATAAGGGTTATATCCGTGAACACCCATTTTATAAAACCCGGCAAAATTGATCTTGTAATAACAGGTGTGACCATGCCAAAGCTATTCGACCCCAGGCATTAATCATTCTATGCATGCTTTGCTTGGAGAGTTTTTTAAGAGACGCAATAAACTCTGTTTTTAATCTAAATGTTGTTCGGGAGGGAATAAACAATAGATTCATTAACGGCTTATTGCGTCTCTTAAAAAATTTTGATGGGTGCAAGAGTATATAAAAAAAATAGAAATGTGAATCAGGAAATTCCTGATTTTTTTTGGGGAAAATATATTTTAACTTAATTAAACTAAAAATTGATAAGATTTTTTTTAATGGCGATCTTTGTCAGTTCTGTTAGTGAGTTTGCCCTCAGCTTTTCCATCACATTGTATTTGTGGGATTCAACAGTTTTAGGGCTAATAAATAATTTGTCGGCTATTTCCTTGATGCTCATTCCTTCGGCCAGATTCTTAAAAACCTCCTGCTCACGGAGACTCAGGCTGTTATAGGGGTCCCCCATTGGCTCTTTCATATGTTTAAGCAGTAAGTTAGATACAATTGCGCTGATATATGTCTCTCCGGTTGTTACTGCCTTTAAGGAAAATATAAGGTCTGATACAGGGTCTTCCTTGAGAACATAACCGGATACTCCCGCACTGAAGAGGTCAATAACAAATTCGCTTGATGAATGCATGGTATAGATAACTATCTTGATATCCGGTGTAGTTTGTTTGAGTTTCCTTACTACCTCAATACCGCTCAGTCCTGGCATGGAGATATCCAGAACCATTATGTCCGGCCTCAGGGCATCAGCAATCTTTAATGCCTCCCATCCATCAGTTGCCTCTCCTATGACCTCAAACTCGGAGATTTCGCGTAAGGCGCTTTTAATGCCTTCAATTACTACCCTGTGATCATCAGCAAGTACAATTGTGGTTTCAGTCATTCGTTTATCCATCGTAAAACAATTTGTAAATTAAGCCATTTTTTTAAACCGGAATTTCCACTGACACATAGGTGCCCTTTTCTGTTTCCGATTCAATTCTGAATTCACCATTGAGCTGCTCAGCCCTCTCCTGCATGATAAGGAGGCCAAAGGGGCTTTGTCCGTGCGTGTTTTCCATTATCTTTTCCGGGTCAAAACCGGTCCCATTGTCTTCAATGCTCAGAGCTATTTTATGGTCTTTCATAACAAGGTTGACATGAACAGTGGTGGCGTGTGTGTGTTTGACTATGTTGTTCATGGCTTCCTGCGTGATTCTGTATATGGCAAGCTCCTTTTCCTTTGAAAGCATTGATGGTATATTGTGAGTAAAGAAATTTACATCCATGCCTGTGCTCATTTCAAAATCACTTAATAGCTCTTTAATAGACGATACCAGACCAAGCGTTGAAAGTACACTGGGTTTAAGCCCGCGTGAAATATCTTTTATATCCCTGATAGCCTGAATTGCCCTATCTTTGCTTTCAATAATTTTATTCTCAAGCTCAGGGTTGTATGAGCCGACCTGACCCTGGATTATTTCAAGATTAATCTTTAAGGAGGTCAGTACCTGTCCAACATGATCATGCAGTTCCATGGCAACCTGTTCACGATCCTTTTCCAGCAGGTCAATAAGTCTTTTTGATAATATCTTTCTCTGCTCATGCTGTTCCATCAATTTCCGGTTAACAGCCATCAGCTCATTCTCTCTGATCCTAAGGGCATCTGCCATATTATTAAATGCCTCAGCGAGTAACCCCACTTCATCCCTTGTCTTTACAGAGATTTTTTCAGCTGCCAGCCCTTTGCTTATGGCATTTGCACCATCCATCAACCGGTTAAGGGGTTTTGCCATGCCCTTTGCTACAAAATATGAGGCGAAAAATGAGGCCGTCAAAAATATTATCAATAGTATTAAATTGGTAATCAGCAGCTCTTTTCTCTGCCTGTTTAAGATATCCTTACCAACCTTTACCATTGCATAACCTATTAAACGATTATCTGCCGGTTTTAGAATATCTTCTAACCCATGAGAAGCAGGCACGGCATAGCTTGACGTTGATAGTATTGGGGCCCAAAAATCAAATCCATTCCTGTCTTCAAAATAAACAGGTCCCATTGCATCCCTTATTTTTGTTAATACATCTTTTTCAATAATATCCCCCTGTCTTTTAACTCTATTGCCTGTATCTCTTTCCTGTTTTCTGTATTCTTTTAACAGCTTACCATCTATGTTAAAAACCAAAATCTCCAATACCTCATCCTCATGGGAGATAGCCTCAACCGGGGCATCCAGCAGCTCTTTATTCTCTGCAAAAACACCAATCCTGGCATTATGGGCAAGCGCCTTTACCTGAAAGAGCCCTTTTTTCAGGTTGGCATCATTGAGCTGGTTACTTTGATGGAAAAGGAAGATGCCTGTGAAAAAACAGGAAATAATAAATGCTATTAAACCGAACACGACAAACAGTTTGATGCTGAAGTGCTCTTTGATGCTTTTTATTAGATATATTTTCATTTTTAGCGTTTGAAATTGGAAAAGAAATTATTGTCTAATTATCATATATTTGTAGTTCATTAAATAAAAAAAGAGGAGCAAATGCTCCCCTTTTTATATTATGATAATGCAGAAAAAACAGTAGCCTTAAGACTGTGCGTCCTTTTTGCTTTCCATATTGTAATGAGCAGGCTCCTTTTCTTCCTTCTTTTCCCAGCAGTTCTGCTCCCATTTTTTACATACGCCACACTGTTCTTCTATCATCCCATGTTTACATCTCTTTGCATTCATT
It contains:
- the mtnA gene encoding S-methyl-5-thioribose-1-phosphate isomerase — protein: MEFIKPVEWKDNTLNVLNQLKLPVVTEYNPKRTIEEVFHAIRDMELRGAPLIGIAAGFGMYLGIKDIADTDHTAFMVKMKQNGEMLAKARPTASNLFGAIRRMIERVDGLKNESVETKKRLLEAEAIKIQKEEVEINLRIGENLLTLLKDGMTILTHCNAGCLATTDYGTATAPVYLAKERGWNIKVYADETRPYLQGARLTAYELSMAGIDVTLICDNMAGMVMSQGKIDAVIVGTDRVAANGDIANKIGTMSVAILAKHFNIPFYVAAPSTTVDINTPTGKDIPIEERNPDEIINWYGRKIAPEGIKVFNPAFDVTPHDLITAIVTDKGIIYPPFEENIKRMF
- a CDS encoding sulfatase-like hydrolase/transferase encodes the protein MSIRAVKTFLCGSVLFVFFLTGAFALTASGLGKRVDEKTKRPNILLIIGDDIGIDATTNMYPGLIDSLTKQYGPSGHNHPDYKMINGRPASTPSLDSLAKGGIRFTHAWTQPFCSPTRTSLLTGLFSAKTGVLDYTNWLSQNHHSFVKDLKEKGGYSTAIFGKWHIAGLGQYPGMKPKEAGFDLFRGNLHGGLATYFEYDYQIQDDTTPPDQWRTEKAPVRSLPGIAPTTYAAVVKTADTINWITEQEKNNPDKPWFVWFAFNLSHITGNQMPNPMVIPNADTMDEPSRKEMEACMGPDGQFGSANVGSCSSEALMRAMTNSMDTMIGRVIETVEKLDPNTYIIYLGDNGTWMFGEKREFIDNLYITRKERSKGTTYESGVRVSMAIKGPGIKANKQSDEWIHNVDLFSTILELAGLEVPKTVPNRTGDGMVSLDSVSLTPILFKGATGLRDPDMGYLLTETVNPIKNNFRHVGARNATYKVICGNNPETGSCTFYNLIDDPIEEYPLPKPDSCENYKNRKWSPADPEWNFCRLQEVIATESFMAEPKK
- the gptM gene encoding putative geopeptide radical SAM maturase, translating into MELSRYLKYYPSSENPGNFILFSTWRLSKVEIWAETFRAIERGVISPENEKVLTGLGMLVPDREEEKASVISLHDRINKHSPGINIIVVMNLDCNFACKYCFEGGLKGDLYMSGETADRLIDFIKERFTENKKTLLVDFYGGEPLLSSDLIKHISKKLKAFTEERGVSYSFSLVTNGALLNRKIAIELAGLGLKGVKITIDGPAHIHNKNRPFKSGAPSFDLLIKNIKETWDIVKINLGGNFEAANYRDFPLLLDYLEKEGLTPDKIGVIKFDPVAKRPERVMNPTDYRGGCITLDEPWLLEANDLLREDILRRGYKTLNISHKLCMIESQNSYVVNYDGSLYKCPGFIGIEEYNIGNIKDEIFKYNDTYNLGIWKNDRCIDCEYLPLCYGGCRYMTFLRDDNVNALDCQKEYLDATLETMIKQEIKYSLRVGK
- a CDS encoding TonB-dependent receptor; protein product: MKTFPRKKYIKVFLFISMMLSISISCFGQSEEEMQMLRLFYEDKDLVVSATRNPKPVTQIAENVTVITSGDIEAMNAHSVAEALDSVPGLFLGTNRDFGAFSLFNMQGSEPRHTLVLVDDIPWNLTSEGSAETITVPVGIIERIEIIKGPASSAWGSSLGGVVNIITKSTGTSSKPGGSIYASYGKKNSQDYRADLHGKIGKAGYYLYGGTQDSDGLVQSRFSDNKQFYSRIEIPFSEDIKTGLSMGYSDIQNSFGDYLDSDINISGSLKTFYTAPFLSATVAEGLDISLSAYYIRQETTQSSKSLGLGITGDPGELYLDTKIKDESLGARFQAVWKKEINSLVFGMDIGQGEYDQTLNAGSLLQSIGVPVISEFSPDNTKWAVYINDTISRGKWSVTPGIRYDHESITGSFLSPSLGLTYMLSKDTILRGTIARGFSAPGLSWTSGGGMFLDPNPSLKHEEVWSYQVGAESAFSFMWLKANIFLHDLKNSLTTIPLGGGPPAYNDIIINNGEVKRKGIEIETESVPIYNFSFKGGLSYVDINPPLATGASEIYSFVTGIRYQNKTISGQLIGYYNWHDLNYIPGSSYDDFIWNLSISKTIRIFQGYDVEFFAVGHNLFNGSQYPYIQNINPKRWFEFGLKYKF
- a CDS encoding ABC transporter substrate-binding protein, with the translated sequence MPAFAEGEILVIQSVKIAPYEEALNGFISAQDQKIKQVVLTETQSFDIRDEIERTQPPLILAIGRDALMNVKDIRDIPVIYIMVLSPNQILDNSQNFYGINMNVHPEKQLEAFIGAIPKLKNIGLIYNPDNTGELAEEAARAAEKKEVSLVIKKAEKAGDVVNALKGMAESINAFWMFPDVTLLTPESMELLLITSIEKEIPLLTFSTKYLEMGAILSVAVDPYDMGIQAGELAQKILAGDNHKESRLIFARKGVITLNKKVAGKIGIELKQYEELHEKKD
- a CDS encoding response regulator transcription factor, coding for MDKRMTETTIVLADDHRVVIEGIKSALREISEFEVIGEATDGWEALKIADALRPDIMVLDISMPGLSGIEVVRKLKQTTPDIKIVIYTMHSSSEFVIDLFSAGVSGYVLKEDPVSDLIFSLKAVTTGETYISAIVSNLLLKHMKEPMGDPYNSLSLREQEVFKNLAEGMSIKEIADKLFISPKTVESHKYNVMEKLRANSLTELTKIAIKKNLINF
- a CDS encoding HAMP domain-containing sensor histidine kinase — translated: MKIYLIKSIKEHFSIKLFVVFGLIAFIISCFFTGIFLFHQSNQLNDANLKKGLFQVKALAHNARIGVFAENKELLDAPVEAISHEDEVLEILVFNIDGKLLKEYRKQERDTGNRVKRQGDIIEKDVLTKIRDAMGPVYFEDRNGFDFWAPILSTSSYAVPASHGLEDILKPADNRLIGYAMVKVGKDILNRQRKELLITNLILLIIFLTASFFASYFVAKGMAKPLNRLMDGANAISKGLAAEKISVKTRDEVGLLAEAFNNMADALRIRENELMAVNRKLMEQHEQRKILSKRLIDLLEKDREQVAMELHDHVGQVLTSLKINLEIIQGQVGSYNPELENKIIESKDRAIQAIRDIKDISRGLKPSVLSTLGLVSSIKELLSDFEMSTGMDVNFFTHNIPSMLSKEKELAIYRITQEAMNNIVKHTHATTVHVNLVMKDHKIALSIEDNGTGFDPEKIMENTHGQSPFGLLIMQERAEQLNGEFRIESETEKGTYVSVEIPV